In the genome of Paenibacillus pabuli, the window GCTGGAGGGGATTTTTATGGTACAGCATAGTAACTTATCCTCATCAGTGGACGGTGAGCATCTCTATCGACAGCTGGTACTACATTGGCAAATGCATGTAACAGGTTGCCAAAGCAGAGCGTGATCTGTATAATGATGGCAATGAATTGAAACGATGAATATCTGTGATCGGGAGAGTAGCCAGAATCCATGCATGACAGCGAGCCGGGGCAGGTGGAAGCCGGTATGACATGACCTGAGTGAAGCGCACCCGTGAGATGGTTGTCCGAAGGAATGTTTACATCCTTGAGAGGATGCATAACAGGTAGTAGAGGGCAATCCGGCAGGCGGCCGTTAATCGCACCGAGCGGAGCAGACTGTAACGTGCTTTAATGTGCATTGCAGTCTGTTCACCTAGAGTGGTACCGCGGGAACTGTGAAGATCAGCTCTCGTCTCTGATATAGAGACGAGGGCTTTTTTATTTTCTATGGCTAAACACGATAAGAATAGGAGTGTTCAACATGTTGATGAATCAGGCAGCAGCACATATTGCTTCCCTAACGGGTTTGGAGCAAGACGAGGTATTGAGATTATTGGAGGTTCCACCAAAGGAGGAGATGGGGGATGTGGCGTTTCCCTGCTTTATTCTGGCCAAATCATTGAAGAAAGCACCCGGGGTCATCGCGGCTGATATTGCGGCCGAATTGCAGACAAGTGGGTTGGATGCTTCACCGGCAGGGCCCTATATAAATATACGTTTCAATCGGGAAGAACTGGCGCCGAAGCTGCTGCAAGAACTGGGACATAAAACATTTGGCAAGCTGCAGCTGGGGGCAGGTGCACGTGTTGTGATCGACATGTCGTCGCCTAACATTGCCAAGCCATTCGGAATCGGTCATCTACGCTCCACCGTGATTGGGGCAGCATTGTATCGATTATATAACGAGGCAGGCTATACTTCGGTCAGTGTGAATCATTTGGGGGATTGGGGAACGCAGTTCGGCAAACAGATTGCAGCGTACAAACGTTGGGGCAATGATGAAGCTTTACAGGCTGAGCCGATTCGGACATCGTTGGAACTGTATGTGCGCTTTCACGATGAAGCGGAGAATGATCCATCTCTGGAGATCGAGGCACGAGATTGGTTCCGCAAGCTGGAGCAAGGGGATGAAGAGGCACAGCGATTATGGACCTTTTTTGTAGAGGTGAGCATGAAAGAATTTAACCGGATGTACGAGCGTCTGAATGTTCAGTTTGACCATACGCTGGGTGAGAGCTTTTATAATGACAAGATGGGCGCGATAGTTGAAGAACTGAAAGCCAAAGAATTGCTTGAAGAGAGCGAAGGCGCATTGGTGGTACGTTTGGAGGAGGAGAATATGCCACCTTGCCTGATTATCAAAACCGATGGAACAACCATCTACCCAACGCGGGATTTGGCAACAGCCGTTTATCGTCATGATGTGATGAAGGCTGATAAAATGCTGTATGTGGTCGGGGGTGAGCAGAAGCTTCATTTCCGTCAGGTATTTGCGGTATTATCCCGGATGGGATATGCGTGGTCTGAGATTTGTAAACATATTCCGTTTGGCTTGATGCGTTTCGAAGGCCGGAAGATGTCTACCCGCCGGGGGAAAGTTGTCTTTTTACAGGAGGTACTGGATGAGGCGGTTGCTCGGGCATTACAGATCATTCAGGAGAAAAATCCGAATCTGCCGAATTCGCAGGAGGTTGCGGAAGCGGTTGGTGTGGGTGCGATTGTATTCGGTGATCTGCGCAACAACCGGTTGAATGACGTCGACTTCTCGCTCGAAGATGCGGTGAGTTTTGAAGGGGAGACGGGACCTTATGTGCAATACACACATGCTCGGATTAAAAGTGTGCTTGCGAAGGCAGCAGAGGCAGAGCGCGTGGAAAATGAAAACCAATTGGACCATGACAGTAGTGGTAGCAATGCTGCGGCAAACTCAGAGAACAAGTCGGTCATGGTTGGTGACACTTCATGGGCATTGCTGAAACTGCTGGCGGATTATCCGCAGTATCTGGAAAAAGCAATTCATCGCAACGAGCCTTCGGTCATTGCCAAATATGCGATAGATGTTGCCCAAGCGTTCAACCGCTTTTACCATGCGGAACGGATTGCGGATGCGCCGGCTGACGTAAAACCCTTCCGGGTGGCGCTAACTGAGCGTACAGCAGAGCGTCTTGCCTACAGCCTATATTTACTTGGGGTTCAGGCTCCTGAACGGATGTGATTAGATGGGATGGAAGGCAAGGGCAAATGGATTCTTTGATAAAGCAGGAAAAGCAGCAGCAGACTCAAGCGAACAAATCATATCGCTTCAACGGGTGAGCAAACGACTTGGGAATGTGCACGTACTGAATGATATCCATCTGGAAGTAGGTCAAGGGGAGTGTATCGTCCTGGTGGGCAGGAATGGCTCAGGCAAAAGCACATTGCTGCGTGTGCTGGCGGGCATGTTACTGCCTGACTCAGGGGCGCTGCGCAAGCCTATGCATGGACAAATGATGTATGCACTGGATGGACTGCCGCGCCTGCCGTTCACTTCAAGAGAGTATCTGTGGGAAATGGGACGTATTCGTGGCATACGTCCTGAGATATTGCGTCAACGGATAGGCGAACTAAGTGAGCTGTTATTCTTGGGCGCGGCGCTGGATCAGAACCTTCCACAGCTGTCCAAAGGTACTTTGCAGAAGGTGAATTTGATTCAGGCTCTGCTGCCTGGCCCTGATGGGTTATTACTGCTTGATGAACCCTTGTCCGGTCTGGACGTTCCGGCGCAGGAAGCAATGGTAGATGTGCTCAGACAGTGGAAACAGGAAGGCAGTCAGATCGTTACAGCTTGCCATGAGCCATTGCTGATTGAACGTCTCGCGGATCAGGTCATCGTATTACAGAAGGGAACGGTGCTTCGTCGCTGGAGCCAGGAAGATTTGCAGCAAGCTGGGGAGCCCGCTGTGAGTATTCAATGTGTCATGGAAGGGCAGGAACAATCCGTTATCGATGCGCTGCTTGCTCAGCAACCAGGAATCATTGCATGCCATCGCAGCGTGGCTTGTCCGGATCATGGGCGAGAGGTATGGGATCTAAAAGTGTCACGCAGTTCGGCAGATCGGATTATTGAAATGATTCTGGCTGCGGGCGGTTCCATCGTGTCTGTGCAGCCGGAAAAGAGCCGATTACAGATGGAAGGTTTGATGGAGGGACGGCATCCCGGTGAGACTGTGAGTAGGAATTTGGCAGAGCATACTTCTTCCATATCTACGGTAGGAGGTAACCTCCAATGATCTACATGACCCGCTATTTGTTAAAGCATTACATACGTTCACAGAAATATGTTGCGCCGGTGATCTTTTATATCATTACAATGCTGCTTATCTATTCCTACAAACCTAATCCGGTTGCAGACAGTTACAGCGTTACGGCCATGCTGCTCTTTTTTGGTTCGGCTTGGCTGGGTTTAACGGTAATGAATGCGGAACCTTCGGGGCAGTATCAATTGCTTGTTCTACACGCAGGAAGCAAACGCAAGGTCGTCCTTGCACAATTGATCTGTGCGTTAATCATGCAGTTTGGCCTGACTGCAATTACCGTGTTATATCCGGCTGTTACGGGCATGTTTGGAAGACTACCGAGTGCTGGGGAGTGGATCATGGCATGGGCAGGACATTTGGCGTTGTCGCTCCTGGGTCTGAGTCTTAGTGTTTTCTTTCAAAAATCATACATTCCCATGCTCAGCCGCAGTATGCCGCCGTTCATTGTTGTACTGTTACTATCATTAGTCCAAGGTTCATTAAGCGGACGTTTGCCTGAATCCATACAGTGGCTTGTCAAGATTCTGCCCCCGGCATTTTATCCGGTTCGTGAGATGATGTTATATGAACAATCAAAGTTGGGGGCTGTTATTCTGACGGAAGTATGGGCTATACTCTACGCCATCGTTCTACTCATCATTCATATATGGATATCGGGAAGAAGGGATTTGCGGAGTTAGATGTCATTACTGTGTATAACTTGAATGTTGGTCTGTGTTTCGTTACCATAGAAGGACGTTGGATGGTAAGTAATGTACGGAGATAAAGGGGGCGCTCGCGTATGCAAAATACAGACATGCAGCATGGCGACATGCTGGACAGCGAACACTCCAGGGAATTGTTTGCCTATTACGGATTGGCTGTATATTATGGACAGGCGCTTGAACAGCAATTGGTCAATCTGATTTTATTAATGAAAATGTCTCAGGGCAAGGTTGTATCCGAAGAGGATCTGGAAGATCTGTATGAACGCAAGATGAGCAGTTCACTCGGACAACTCATTCATGAGGTGCGTCATCATTTTACTTTTTCGGAGGAAGAGACTCGTCAGTTGAATGAACTATGGAAGCAGCGTAACAGCATTGTACATCACTATTTCAAGGAACGAATCCATGAGACATTCAGTCCTGAAGGACGATCACGCATGATCAAGGAACTGGAAGATTTTAAAGACCGTGCACAGGAACTGGAGATTAGTCTTCAGCAGTACGCAGGTGCCTGGATTGCAGAGTTGGGACTTGGTGCCGAATCCGCAGCAGCATTGCACACACTCGAACGTATGCATGCAGAGAGTATGCACGCACGGGCACTGGAAGAGGATGAGTCATTGTGATGGAAGGCAAGTCCCGAATACGTAAAATAAAAAGCAGACACTGGCTGTTAATCTCCATTGCTTCGCTCCTGTTGCTTGGGGGTTTATGGACGATAACCACGGCTTCGCTCATCTGGACTTACACTGATGAGGAATCCTCAAGACAGAGTGATGCGGCCATTATCCTCGGTGCAGCCGTAGAAGGGGATAACCCTTCACCCGTATTTCGAGAACGTATTGAGCACGCCATTTTATTATATCGCCAGGGGACGATTAGTCATCTGCTCTTTACCGGTGGTTCCGGCAGTGCAGGGGAGCGCACCGAAGCCGAAGTTGGACGAGATTATGCTGTTGCACATGGTGTAGATCCGGTAGATATTCTTATGGAGACGGAATCAAGAATTACGGAGGAGAATCTGGTGAATTCGATAAGAGTCGGGGAACAGGCGGGATTTCACACCTACACCATTGTAAGTGACCCGCTGCATATGAAACGGGCGATGAAGCTAGCTAACCGACTCGGCATGAATGCTGTTCCGTCCCCAACACGAACGACAGCTTACCGGACCTGGCGCAGCCAATTTCCTTTTCTGGCAAGAGAAACAATATTATATATGGGATATATGGTCAAAGGATGGATAGACAATCCGCAGCAGCACGGAAAGTGACTGGACTGCCCGATTGTCTTTTTTTTGCGCATGTTGACCCGGCGTTACTATATTCCGGGATAATTAATCGCTGCGCTAATCAGTGCAGCCACTCCAAAACCGATGAACCACCAAGGCCAGCGCCGATGATTGCTTTTGCGCATGCTGATGAACAAACTGATAATCCCCGCAAGTAACACCACGGTAGCCAAGCTGCTGCCAACGATCCAGCCGATGCTCATATGTTTACCTCCTCTATGTGGAATGGTATAAAGAGCTCCCTATGGTGAGCTTCCCACCTCTGACTTCTGCTTGAAATGGATAAGTACCGTTACGATACGTATGTTGATTATGATTGGATTGAAGCGGAAGATCACTGCTGAATCGGCCCCCGGTCTGCTTGAAGTCTAACTTGAATCCATCGTTATCTGCTGGGATTTGCACTTCAACGTTACAACCTGTGGAGCGACTATCCAGAGACTGAAGCATCGTTGAGGAGTGAACGGTGAGTTTGCTGCCTGTCACTTTGGATTGAATATGGGTGAACTGACCAGATAACTGAACAGGTGAAGAAGTGGATTGCAGTTGCATATGTTCTGCATGGAGGTCTGTTGCTTTAACTCGACTACCCACTGATCGTAGACGGATATGCTTGGCATGACCAGTTAAGTTGAGCTTGCCTGATGTACAGTGCAAATCCCATTGTTCCGAAGAAACGTTATCAACAAGAAAGTGGGAACCAACTCCGTTGATCGACAGCCTTTTCAAGACCCCAGGCGGCAGTACAATGTGGAGCGATGTGCGGTGAAAGTTAATGCCCAGAGGAAAAGCATGTTTTCGTCCATCGATCAGATGTAATAAACCATGGTTGACGTTAGCTTCAAAACATCGAGTTCTTGGAAAACGGGCGGATCCCCATTGAGTAACACGGATAACCGCTTCTGTGCCCCGGCTAATATGCACTTCACCTTGCATCCATTCCAGAGAAAGGGCGAGAAGGGGTTCTTCGGACAACCATTCTTTGCAAATCACATGTCCATTAGGTTTCAAATGGGTTATCCCTCATTTCTGTTATCGTCTTCATTCAAAATAGGATAAGCACCCATGGCTGCATGTTGGTCTAGAATACGTTCAATTAGTGAATCACTCACAATATCGGCACCAAGCATGTTCATCAACCGCTGTAAAAAATAAAGACGTTGCTTTGTTTCGCTTGAATTGCGGCCGAACAGTGTTGGATTAATCCATATATTGACCAGCATCATGAATACTTCTGCGCAAGCTTCGGGATCTTCGGTATGAATAGATCCATCTGTAATGCCTTCACGCAAAATCGCTGCAATCACCGGGGCATCAATCCGCACAGCCTGTTGAATCCCTCGTACAATGAACACTGGATTTTTGATCTGGGTTCGAAGTACATGATCCAGAGAATGGGCTTGTTGATCAGAGACGACATACTCCAAAATCTGAACTAATTTCTCTCGTGCTGGTGTAGTTGTTGTATTTGTAACTAATTGATCCAACATCTGAGCGGAATAGTTGAACTGTTGTTCCATGACCGCGTCCAGTATTTCCTCTTTGGATCTAAAGTGATGATACACAGCTCCCTTGGACAAGCCTAGGGCAACAATGATGTCCTGGATACTCGTCTTTTCAAATCCTTTATCTGTGAACAACTGCGCAGCGACGTTCAGAATCTGTTGTACAGTCTGTTCAGGGTGCTTGTTTCTGGCCATAATAACCTCCTTATAATTTAGATACCGACCGTTGGTATGTATAATACAGAGAGATGTTTCCATTGTCAATAAGAGGAAATCAGATGAGCTGAATACATGAAAGAAAATCTAAAAATAAAAAACCGATATGCTTACAGACCAAGAGGTCTGCGGGCATATCGGTTTGGTGGTTGAAGTGTATTTACATATATCCCCTTTTTACTTACACGCCGCCACCAGCAAAGGAGGTCGTGGTACGAATGGCCTCGCCTATTGGGTTGTTCCCATTCGTATCCGGTGCTGCTTGAGCACCTTGCTGCAGCTGATACATCTGATAGTAGCGTCCCTTAAGTTCCATCAGTTCATCATGAGCACCTTGTTCAACGATCCGTCCGCGATGCAGGACCAGAATCTGGTCTGCTGAACGAATCGTGGACAGACGGTGGGCGATGATGAAGGTGGTCCGTCCTTTTTTGAGGACTTCGAGCGCATTTTGAATTAAGGCTTCAGTTTCGGTATCAATATTCGCCGTAGCTTCATCGAGAATCAGGATCGCTGGATCGAAGGCCAGTGCACGAGCGAAGGAGATCAATTGCCGTTGTCCGGCAGATAATGTGCTTCCCTTTTCGATAACCGGCTCGTCGAATCCTTGCGGAAGATGGGCGAGAATTCGCTCTGCACCCACGTCGCGCAGCGCCTGTTCAATCTGTGCACGCGTAATCTGTTCATCTCCGAGACTGACATTGGAAGCCACGGTACCCGTGAAAAGGTACGGATCTTGTAATACAATGCCCATATGTTCGCGAATCCACTGTTTAGGCAGATCCTTGATGTTCTGACCGTCAATCGTGATCTTGCCTTTCTGTGGATCATAGAACCGGAACAGCAAGTTGATGATCGAGCTTTTACCGGAACCGGTATGGCCCACCAGGGCGACCGTTTGACCTTGTGAGGCTTTGAACGAGATGTTGTTCAGCACATAATCTTTTTTGTAGGCAAAGGATACATCGTCAAACACGACATTTCCTTTGTACCTCGGCATCGAGCCATCGGTTACCGGTTCACCTTTCTCATCCATCAGTTCAAATACACGTCCGGCGGATACCATAG includes:
- the argS gene encoding arginine--tRNA ligase, coding for MLMNQAAAHIASLTGLEQDEVLRLLEVPPKEEMGDVAFPCFILAKSLKKAPGVIAADIAAELQTSGLDASPAGPYINIRFNREELAPKLLQELGHKTFGKLQLGAGARVVIDMSSPNIAKPFGIGHLRSTVIGAALYRLYNEAGYTSVSVNHLGDWGTQFGKQIAAYKRWGNDEALQAEPIRTSLELYVRFHDEAENDPSLEIEARDWFRKLEQGDEEAQRLWTFFVEVSMKEFNRMYERLNVQFDHTLGESFYNDKMGAIVEELKAKELLEESEGALVVRLEEENMPPCLIIKTDGTTIYPTRDLATAVYRHDVMKADKMLYVVGGEQKLHFRQVFAVLSRMGYAWSEICKHIPFGLMRFEGRKMSTRRGKVVFLQEVLDEAVARALQIIQEKNPNLPNSQEVAEAVGVGAIVFGDLRNNRLNDVDFSLEDAVSFEGETGPYVQYTHARIKSVLAKAAEAERVENENQLDHDSSGSNAAANSENKSVMVGDTSWALLKLLADYPQYLEKAIHRNEPSVIAKYAIDVAQAFNRFYHAERIADAPADVKPFRVALTERTAERLAYSLYLLGVQAPERM
- a CDS encoding ATP-binding cassette domain-containing protein, which translates into the protein MGWKARANGFFDKAGKAAADSSEQIISLQRVSKRLGNVHVLNDIHLEVGQGECIVLVGRNGSGKSTLLRVLAGMLLPDSGALRKPMHGQMMYALDGLPRLPFTSREYLWEMGRIRGIRPEILRQRIGELSELLFLGAALDQNLPQLSKGTLQKVNLIQALLPGPDGLLLLDEPLSGLDVPAQEAMVDVLRQWKQEGSQIVTACHEPLLIERLADQVIVLQKGTVLRRWSQEDLQQAGEPAVSIQCVMEGQEQSVIDALLAQQPGIIACHRSVACPDHGREVWDLKVSRSSADRIIEMILAAGGSIVSVQPEKSRLQMEGLMEGRHPGETVSRNLAEHTSSISTVGGNLQ
- a CDS encoding YdcF family protein, encoding MEGKSRIRKIKSRHWLLISIASLLLLGGLWTITTASLIWTYTDEESSRQSDAAIILGAAVEGDNPSPVFRERIEHAILLYRQGTISHLLFTGGSGSAGERTEAEVGRDYAVAHGVDPVDILMETESRITEENLVNSIRVGEQAGFHTYTIVSDPLHMKRAMKLANRLGMNAVPSPTRTTAYRTWRSQFPFLARETILYMGYMVKGWIDNPQQHGK
- a CDS encoding DUF4097 family beta strand repeat-containing protein; amino-acid sequence: MKPNGHVICKEWLSEEPLLALSLEWMQGEVHISRGTEAVIRVTQWGSARFPRTRCFEANVNHGLLHLIDGRKHAFPLGINFHRTSLHIVLPPGVLKRLSINGVGSHFLVDNVSSEQWDLHCTSGKLNLTGHAKHIRLRSVGSRVKATDLHAEHMQLQSTSSPVQLSGQFTHIQSKVTGSKLTVHSSTMLQSLDSRSTGCNVEVQIPADNDGFKLDFKQTGGRFSSDLPLQSNHNQHTYRNGTYPFQAEVRGGKLTIGSSLYHST
- a CDS encoding TetR/AcrR family transcriptional regulator, yielding MARNKHPEQTVQQILNVAAQLFTDKGFEKTSIQDIIVALGLSKGAVYHHFRSKEEILDAVMEQQFNYSAQMLDQLVTNTTTTPAREKLVQILEYVVSDQQAHSLDHVLRTQIKNPVFIVRGIQQAVRIDAPVIAAILREGITDGSIHTEDPEACAEVFMMLVNIWINPTLFGRNSSETKQRLYFLQRLMNMLGADIVSDSLIERILDQHAAMGAYPILNEDDNRNEG